One window of Alkaliphilus metalliredigens QYMF genomic DNA carries:
- the atpF gene encoding F0F1 ATP synthase subunit B: MQGLVEFVLSNFIFTLINLWIMYWVLKKFLFKPTTEYMEGRKKSIADSIQEAEMKNKEADESKAQYDMKLQDIKKERSQIIDEATKRAEKRGDEIIKAAEDEAEKVIERAMTEIQREKQKSLNEMKNEISQLAIAAATKVIEKDLDEGTHHKMIQQFIDEVGETKWQN, translated from the coding sequence ATGCAGGGATTAGTGGAATTTGTGCTATCGAACTTCATTTTTACATTAATCAATCTATGGATCATGTACTGGGTTCTAAAGAAGTTTCTTTTTAAGCCAACAACAGAGTATATGGAAGGACGTAAAAAGTCCATTGCTGATTCAATTCAGGAAGCTGAAATGAAAAATAAAGAGGCAGATGAAAGCAAGGCCCAATATGATATGAAGCTTCAGGATATTAAAAAAGAAAGAAGCCAGATTATTGATGAGGCCACTAAGCGAGCTGAAAAGCGTGGAGATGAGATTATCAAGGCTGCTGAGGATGAAGCTGAAAAGGTCATAGAAAGAGCAATGACTGAAATTCAACGTGAGAAGCAAAAATCCTTAAATGAAATGAAAAATGAAATTTCACAATTGGCCATTGCAGCTGCTACAAAAGTGATTGAAAAAGATTTAGATGAGGGAACCCACCATAAAATGATTCAACAATTTATTGATGAGGTAGGGGAAACAAAATGGCAGAATTAG
- a CDS encoding F0F1 ATP synthase subunit delta, with product MAELVAKRYAKALFQVAFEMNRYEDVTEELAFVAENLKQHSDLNELLKSPVITLGEKKEILSTIFKEQISPEVFNFLRILLDKSRQGDFQEIYEEYKILADAGKNKIEAVAITALPMDNNDLLKLQVNLSMSSGKNVKLKNEIDPTVIGGVLVKMGDKIIDGTVKARLNQMQDQLLQIIV from the coding sequence ATGGCAGAATTAGTTGCAAAGCGATATGCAAAAGCATTGTTTCAAGTGGCCTTTGAAATGAATCGTTATGAGGATGTCACAGAGGAGCTTGCCTTTGTTGCTGAAAATCTAAAGCAACATTCAGATCTTAATGAACTACTGAAAAGCCCTGTGATTACCTTAGGAGAAAAGAAAGAAATCCTCTCCACTATTTTTAAAGAACAGATCAGCCCAGAGGTCTTTAATTTTTTACGCATTTTGCTTGATAAAAGTCGTCAAGGGGATTTTCAAGAAATATATGAAGAATATAAAATACTGGCGGATGCCGGTAAAAACAAAATAGAGGCAGTGGCGATTACAGCACTACCCATGGACAACAATGATTTATTAAAGCTACAAGTAAACCTATCCATGTCTTCAGGAAAAAATGTTAAGCTGAAAAATGAAATCGACCCGACGGTTATTGGTGGTGTCCTTGTGAAAATGGGAGATAAAATCATTGATGGAACGGTTAAAGCCAGACTGAATCAGATGCAGGATCAATTATTACAAATTATAGTATAG
- the atpA gene encoding F0F1 ATP synthase subunit alpha, translating into MNLRPEEISSIIQEQIKRYENKLEVKDVGTVIQVGDAIARIHGLEKCMAGELLEFPGGVYGMALNLEEDNVGCVLLGSDDKIKEGDTVKRTGRIVEVPVGEALLGRVVNSLGQPIDGKGPIQTDKYRDIERVAPGIIARKSVHEPLQTGIKAIDSMIPIGRGQRELIIGDRQTGKTAIAIDTIINQKHSDVICIYVAIGQKKSTVSQIQDTLEKNGAMEYTIIVASTASELAPLQYIAPYAGCAMGEEFMENGKHVLIIYDDLSKHAVAYRAMSLLLRRPPGREAYPGDVFYLHSRLLERAAKLSDERGGGSLTALPLIETQAGDVSAYIPTNVISITDGQIFLESELFYSGVRPAVNPGISVSRVGGNAQIKAMKKVAGTLRLELAQYRELAAFAQFGSELDKETQARLAQGERIIEMLKQPQFKPMPVEEQVMMIYAITNKYLTDIEVVEIGPFESQFISYMVGHHAEVGQAIRDNGVLDQASETTLKEAIEAFKKQFKAERE; encoded by the coding sequence ATGAATCTGAGACCTGAAGAAATTAGCTCAATAATCCAAGAGCAAATTAAGCGGTATGAGAATAAATTAGAAGTCAAAGATGTAGGAACAGTAATTCAGGTTGGAGACGCGATTGCAAGAATCCATGGACTGGAAAAATGTATGGCTGGAGAGTTATTAGAATTCCCAGGCGGCGTTTACGGCATGGCTTTAAACTTAGAGGAAGACAATGTCGGGTGTGTATTATTAGGATCCGATGACAAGATCAAAGAAGGCGACACAGTTAAAAGAACCGGAAGAATTGTTGAGGTGCCAGTAGGAGAAGCACTACTAGGCCGTGTTGTTAACTCATTAGGACAGCCGATAGATGGTAAAGGACCGATTCAAACTGATAAATATAGGGATATAGAAAGAGTTGCGCCTGGAATCATTGCAAGAAAGTCTGTGCATGAGCCATTACAAACCGGAATCAAAGCCATTGACTCCATGATTCCAATCGGTAGAGGACAAAGAGAGCTGATTATCGGAGACCGTCAAACAGGGAAAACAGCCATTGCCATCGATACAATCATCAACCAAAAACACTCTGATGTTATTTGTATTTATGTAGCCATTGGACAAAAGAAATCCACTGTTTCACAGATTCAAGATACACTAGAAAAAAATGGTGCTATGGAATATACCATCATCGTTGCTTCTACAGCCAGTGAACTAGCCCCATTACAATATATTGCGCCCTATGCTGGTTGTGCCATGGGTGAAGAGTTTATGGAAAACGGCAAGCATGTATTGATTATCTATGATGATTTATCTAAGCATGCGGTGGCTTATCGTGCCATGTCCCTGTTGCTGAGAAGACCACCAGGACGAGAAGCTTATCCTGGAGACGTATTCTATCTACATAGTCGTTTATTGGAAAGAGCGGCAAAGCTAAGTGATGAAAGAGGAGGCGGTTCTTTAACAGCCCTGCCACTGATCGAAACACAGGCGGGAGACGTTTCTGCATATATTCCAACAAATGTAATCTCCATTACTGATGGACAAATATTCCTAGAGTCTGAGCTTTTTTACTCAGGAGTTAGACCAGCGGTTAACCCTGGTATTTCTGTATCCCGTGTTGGAGGAAATGCCCAGATCAAGGCAATGAAGAAGGTTGCAGGTACCCTGAGACTTGAGTTAGCTCAATATCGTGAACTGGCTGCCTTTGCACAATTTGGATCTGAATTAGATAAAGAAACCCAAGCCCGTTTAGCCCAAGGGGAACGTATTATTGAAATGCTAAAACAACCACAATTTAAACCAATGCCTGTGGAAGAACAGGTCATGATGATCTATGCCATTACAAATAAATATCTAACGGATATTGAGGTAGTTGAAATTGGACCATTTGAATCCCAATTCATATCCTATATGGTAGGGCACCATGCTGAAGTTGGTCAGGCAATTCGAGACAATGGGGTCTTGGACCAGGCCTCTGAAACAACCTTAAAAGAGGCTATAGAAGCCTTCAAAAAGCAATTTAAGGCCGAAAGGGAGTAG
- the atpG gene encoding ATP synthase F1 subunit gamma translates to MGVGMQDIKRRIKSVNSTKQITKAMELVSSAKLRKARLKLEKTRPYFKVVEETINDIVSSTQGIRHDLITPREVKKTAYIVITADRGLSGGYNANVIKAAVNHLQEKERVSIIAIGKKGRGFFRKRGYDLDGEFTKISENPSFSDAQGIGKLGMELYKQELVDELYLVYTEFVSTITHKPRVVKLLPLEPQTGGEGAEKPKERDEFMSYEPSPEEVLDYLIPKYIESMLYGALVESSTSQQGATRVAMESATDNATDMIDGLQLQYNRARQASITQEIAEIVSGAEALK, encoded by the coding sequence ATGGGTGTAGGTATGCAGGATATTAAACGACGCATTAAAAGTGTTAACAGTACAAAACAGATCACAAAGGCAATGGAGTTGGTTTCCTCAGCAAAGCTTAGGAAAGCAAGACTGAAACTGGAAAAAACCCGTCCTTACTTTAAGGTTGTTGAAGAGACCATCAATGACATTGTTTCTTCTACTCAAGGAATTCGACATGATTTGATTACTCCTAGGGAAGTGAAAAAGACAGCATATATTGTCATCACTGCAGACCGTGGATTATCCGGTGGATACAATGCCAATGTCATTAAGGCGGCGGTGAACCATTTGCAGGAGAAGGAGCGTGTTTCCATCATTGCCATTGGCAAAAAAGGTAGAGGCTTCTTTAGAAAGCGTGGATATGATCTAGACGGGGAATTCACCAAGATATCAGAGAACCCCTCTTTTTCTGATGCCCAAGGGATTGGAAAGCTAGGGATGGAGCTCTATAAACAAGAATTAGTTGATGAGCTTTATTTAGTCTATACTGAATTCGTTAGTACCATCACTCACAAGCCTAGGGTGGTTAAACTACTGCCCCTAGAGCCACAGACTGGTGGAGAAGGAGCTGAAAAGCCAAAGGAACGAGATGAATTTATGTCCTATGAACCCTCTCCAGAGGAGGTATTGGATTATTTAATTCCTAAATATATAGAGAGTATGCTCTATGGTGCCCTGGTGGAGTCTTCCACAAGTCAACAGGGAGCAACAAGAGTTGCCATGGAAAGTGCCACAGATAACGCAACGGATATGATTGACGGGCTACAATTACAATATAACCGAGCGCGACAAGCCTCCATTACTCAAGAGATTGCAGAAATCGTTAGTGGAGCCGAGGCATTAAAATAG
- the atpD gene encoding F0F1 ATP synthase subunit beta, with product MATGNVGKLVQIIGAVVDIRFSSEEIPALLSAITIQGPDGLVTVEVAQHIGDDTARCVAMRSTDGLVRGMEAIDTGAPITVPVGRETLGRIFNVLGEVVDEGKPVEAKMHLPIHREAPSFEEQEAATEIFETGIKVVDLIAPYARGGKVGLFGGAGVGKTVLIMELINNIAKEHGGLSVFAGVGERTREGNDLYHEMIESGVIDKTSLVYGQMNEPPGARMRVGLTGLTMAEYFRDQEGQDVLLFIDNIFRFTQAGSEVSALLGRMPSAVGYQPTLATEMGALQERITSTKKGSITSVQAVYVPADDLTDPAPATTFAHLDATTVLSRQISELGIYPAVDPLDSNSRILDPATVGQEHYEVARGVQEVLQRYKELQDIIAILGMDELSDEDKLTVARARRVQRFLSQPFFVAEQFTGMAGKYVPLKETIRGFKEILDGKHDDLPESAFLFVGSIDEAVEKANKG from the coding sequence ATGGCTACAGGAAATGTAGGAAAGCTGGTTCAAATTATTGGAGCGGTTGTCGATATAAGATTTAGTAGCGAGGAGATTCCAGCGCTATTAAGTGCGATTACGATCCAAGGACCTGATGGACTTGTTACTGTTGAAGTCGCGCAGCATATCGGTGATGATACCGCTAGATGTGTGGCAATGAGATCAACCGATGGTCTAGTAAGGGGAATGGAAGCCATTGATACAGGGGCACCTATTACGGTCCCTGTAGGAAGAGAAACCCTAGGTCGAATTTTCAACGTATTAGGAGAAGTAGTAGATGAAGGGAAGCCAGTTGAGGCTAAAATGCATTTACCGATTCACCGTGAAGCCCCAAGCTTTGAAGAGCAAGAGGCAGCCACTGAAATTTTCGAAACAGGAATTAAAGTCGTTGACTTGATTGCTCCCTATGCAAGGGGTGGAAAGGTTGGACTATTCGGAGGAGCCGGTGTAGGGAAAACCGTATTAATTATGGAATTAATTAATAATATAGCGAAAGAGCATGGTGGACTCTCTGTATTCGCCGGAGTTGGTGAGCGTACAAGAGAGGGAAATGACCTGTATCATGAGATGATCGAGTCTGGGGTTATTGATAAAACATCCCTTGTGTACGGTCAGATGAATGAGCCACCAGGAGCCAGAATGCGTGTTGGTTTAACAGGATTGACTATGGCAGAATACTTTAGAGATCAAGAGGGACAGGATGTTCTGTTGTTCATTGATAATATATTCCGATTTACCCAAGCCGGTAGTGAGGTGTCGGCCCTATTAGGTCGTATGCCAAGTGCCGTTGGTTACCAGCCGACACTGGCTACGGAGATGGGTGCCCTCCAGGAGCGAATCACTTCTACTAAGAAGGGATCAATCACTTCTGTACAGGCAGTTTATGTACCAGCCGATGACTTAACTGACCCAGCACCAGCCACAACATTTGCCCATTTGGATGCAACCACAGTACTTTCTAGACAGATTTCTGAGCTAGGAATTTACCCAGCGGTGGATCCATTGGACTCAAACTCAAGAATCCTTGATCCAGCCACTGTTGGACAAGAACATTATGAGGTAGCCCGTGGGGTACAGGAAGTATTACAAAGATACAAAGAACTACAAGATATTATTGCTATTCTTGGTATGGATGAATTATCCGATGAAGATAAATTAACAGTAGCAAGAGCAAGAAGGGTACAACGTTTCCTATCTCAACCATTCTTTGTTGCAGAACAATTTACAGGTATGGCAGGAAAGTACGTCCCATTAAAAGAGACAATTAGAGGATTCAAAGAAATACTAGATGGAAAGCATGACGACTTACCAGAATCCGCTTTCTTGTTTGTCGGAAGTATAGACGAGGCTGTAGAAAAAGCAAATAAAGGGTAG
- a CDS encoding F0F1 ATP synthase subunit epsilon encodes MASKFRLQIVTPDRTFLDEEVEMAVVRTVSGDEGILSDHMLMVTPLKIGKMKIQIGDELKEATIAGGFIQVDQDKTIIITDAAEWPEEIDVSRAEEAKQRAEERLQKEREEVDTFRAEIALKKATNRLGLTKNK; translated from the coding sequence ATGGCTTCTAAGTTCCGTTTGCAAATCGTAACACCAGATCGAACATTCTTAGATGAAGAAGTAGAAATGGCTGTTGTTAGAACTGTTTCTGGTGATGAGGGGATATTAAGTGACCATATGCTAATGGTGACACCTTTGAAAATCGGCAAGATGAAAATCCAAATAGGGGATGAACTTAAGGAAGCCACTATTGCTGGCGGATTTATTCAAGTGGATCAGGATAAGACCATCATCATTACCGATGCAGCTGAATGGCCTGAAGAAATTGATGTATCTAGGGCAGAAGAAGCAAAGCAACGGGCCGAAGAGAGACTTCAGAAAGAACGAGAGGAAGTGGACACCTTTAGAGCAGAGATTGCTTTAAAGAAGGCAACCAATCGTTTGGGGTTGACCAAAAATAAATAA